In Thermomonas carbonis, a single genomic region encodes these proteins:
- a CDS encoding type II toxin-antitoxin system prevent-host-death family antitoxin, which yields MRTELVTTLKRQATELLSDIERDKEPILITQHGLPSAYLLDVETYQLMQQRMAILEGIARGEQAIAEGRTATHTQAKKRLARWLK from the coding sequence ATGCGTACCGAACTCGTCACGACGCTCAAGCGCCAGGCCACTGAACTCCTCTCCGATATCGAGCGGGATAAGGAGCCAATTCTCATTACCCAGCATGGCCTGCCAAGCGCCTATCTGCTCGACGTTGAGACCTATCAACTCATGCAGCAACGCATGGCCATCCTTGAAGGCATTGCCCGCGGAGAACAGGCGATCGCTGAGGGTCGCACGGCGACCCACACGCAAGCTAAGAAGCGCCTCGCCAGATGGCTGAAATAG